From one Bacteroides eggerthii genomic stretch:
- a CDS encoding glycosyltransferase family 2 protein: MEKGLVSIVTPVYNGAKYVCETIDSVLRQTYANWEMIVVDDGSKDNSAEIINEYVRRDKRIVLLRQANGGSASARNNGIRNAKGQYIALLDADDLWEPDFLESQLALMKRKSAIVVHASYKRINENSEEILRPYRAKEVVTYRQMQMTNHIACLTGLYDSSVYGKIYLKEELKSIRDDYAYWLDIVKLAGKSYGNQEVLASYRVMASSTTGKKKKLVKAQFLFYYRYQKLGMLRSLLYTVYWGILGFIKFYK, translated from the coding sequence ATTCTGTATTGAGGCAGACATACGCGAATTGGGAAATGATAGTAGTGGATGACGGTTCGAAAGATAATAGTGCCGAAATTATAAATGAATATGTCCGGCGCGACAAGCGGATTGTATTGCTGAGGCAAGCTAATGGCGGTTCTGCTTCTGCCCGAAACAATGGGATAAGAAATGCAAAAGGACAATATATTGCTTTGCTGGATGCTGACGATTTATGGGAACCTGATTTTCTGGAAAGCCAACTCGCCCTGATGAAACGGAAGAGTGCTATAGTGGTACATGCCTCCTACAAACGGATTAATGAGAACTCGGAAGAAATATTGCGTCCTTATCGAGCTAAAGAAGTAGTGACCTATAGACAGATGCAAATGACAAATCATATTGCCTGTTTGACTGGTTTGTATGATAGTTCTGTGTATGGAAAAATTTATTTGAAAGAGGAGTTAAAAAGTATCAGGGATGATTATGCCTATTGGCTTGACATTGTGAAGTTGGCAGGTAAGTCGTATGGTAATCAAGAGGTATTGGCGAGTTATCGGGTGATGGCGTCTTCTACAACAGGCAAGAAAAAGAAACTGGTTAAAGCACAATTCCTTTTTTATTATCGCTATCAAAAGTTGGGCATGTTGAGGAGCCTATTATATACTGTGTACTGGGGAATTCTTGGATTCATTAAGTTTTATAAGTAA
- a CDS encoding helix-turn-helix domain-containing protein — protein MRKIKKGTFLDLILSDISEDEVRRTASKMAIAAKIAKTLEKRNMSQKEFSRILGKRPSEISKWLSGKHNFTTDTLSDIEHALDIHLLDNREEVAFESTINHRITIEVKPSRKNMFIPQYEQESYSYNYDLVSSHNLLYN, from the coding sequence ATGAGGAAAATTAAAAAAGGGACTTTTTTAGACTTGATATTGTCTGATATATCAGAAGATGAAGTGCGAAGAACTGCATCCAAGATGGCAATTGCCGCTAAAATAGCCAAGACATTAGAAAAACGCAATATGAGCCAGAAAGAGTTTTCCAGAATACTGGGCAAGCGTCCCTCTGAAATATCTAAATGGTTGTCTGGGAAACATAACTTTACTACAGACACGTTATCGGATATAGAACATGCTTTAGATATTCATTTGCTTGATAATAGAGAGGAGGTTGCCTTTGAAAGTACAATTAATCATAGGATAACTATTGAGGTTAAACCTTCCCGAAAGAATATGTTTATACCTCAATACGAACAGGAGTCGTATAGTTATAACTATGATTTGGTTTCCTCACATAATTTATTATACAATTGA
- a CDS encoding N-acetylmuramoyl-L-alanine amidase-like domain-containing protein has product MKSLFCMFCTLAIASSVSAQETGNAMLKYGLNFLKTPYVAHTLEVNEEEKLVVNFDEVDCTTFVEYVLALSLSPVKNGAIDKTDYARVLQKIRYRDGRINGYTSRLHYIADWINNGVKHGFMEDVTAANSPDSIALSLNFMSSHPKSYRQLASSPENVSKIESIEKALSGQTFHYIPKAKLPDEGFSWIKNGDIIAITTNVPGLDVAHMGIAYYEKGVLKLLHASSTRKMVVITQKTLAQMLKNNKRFTGIRVVRIK; this is encoded by the coding sequence ATGAAATCCTTGTTCTGCATGTTCTGTACTTTAGCAATAGCATCGTCCGTTTCTGCACAGGAAACGGGCAATGCCATGCTGAAATATGGATTGAACTTCCTCAAAACACCTTATGTGGCACATACACTGGAAGTGAACGAAGAGGAGAAGCTCGTAGTCAATTTCGACGAAGTGGATTGCACCACTTTTGTGGAGTACGTACTTGCCCTGTCACTCTCCCCCGTCAAGAACGGAGCGATAGATAAGACTGACTATGCAAGAGTTCTACAAAAGATACGCTATCGCGACGGCAGGATCAACGGTTATACTTCCCGCCTGCACTACATTGCCGACTGGATAAACAACGGTGTCAAACATGGTTTTATGGAAGATGTAACCGCAGCCAACAGTCCCGATTCAATAGCGCTGTCCCTCAACTTCATGTCCTCACATCCCAAATCGTACAGGCAGTTGGCGTCTTCTCCCGAGAATGTCAGCAAAATAGAGAGTATAGAAAAAGCCCTTTCCGGACAGACATTCCATTACATCCCCAAAGCCAAACTTCCCGACGAAGGTTTTAGCTGGATAAAGAATGGCGATATTATAGCTATTACAACCAATGTTCCGGGTCTGGATGTCGCCCACATGGGAATTGCCTATTATGAAAAGGGAGTATTGAAATTGCTTCATGCTTCTTCCACCCGGAAAATGGTGGTTATTACGCAAAAAACATTGGCACAGATGCTGAAAAATAATAAAAGGTTTACGGGGATCAGGGTGGTAAGAATAAAATGA